A genome region from Choloepus didactylus isolate mChoDid1 chromosome 14, mChoDid1.pri, whole genome shotgun sequence includes the following:
- the LOC119509112 gene encoding general transcription factor 3C polypeptide 6-like: protein MLCGPVERGIMAAAEERSRDGGEEEEEEAEQLVLVELSGIIDSDFLSKCENKCKILGIDTERPILQVDSYVFAGEYEDTLGTCVIFEENVEHVDAEGNNKTVLKYKCHTMKKLSMTRTLLTEKKEGEESIGGVEWLQIKDNDFSYRPNMICSFLHENEDEEVVTPAPDKPLELEEQEIQMKDNSNLNFEQGKPLHLEIEDSNPLVDIPSSETDSSVLVETQDAALEATPR from the coding sequence ATGCTTTGCGGCCCCGTGGAACGCGGGATCATGGCGGCGGCCGAGGAGCGGAGTCGCGATggtggagaagaggaggaagaggaagcagaGCAGTTGGTTCTGGTGGAATTGTCAGGAATTATTGATTCAGACTTTCtctcaaaatgtgaaaataaatgcaaGATTTTGGGAATTGACACTGAGAGGCCCATTCTGCAAGTGGACAGCTATGTCTTTGCTGGGGAGTATGAAGATACTCTTGGGACCTGtgttatatttgaagaaaatgtggaacATGTGGATGCAGAAGGCAATAACAAAACAGTGCTGAAATACAAATGTCATACAATGAAGAAGCTCAGCATGACAAGAACTCTTCtgacagaaaagaaggaaggagaagagagcatAGGTGGTGTGGAGTGGCTACAAATCAAAGATAATGATTTCTCCTATAGACCCAACATGATTTGCAGCTTCCTACATGAAAACGAAGATGAAGAAGTTGTAACTCCAGCCCCAGATAAACCTTTGGAGTTGGAAGAGCAAGAGATTCAAATGAAAGACAATTCAAACCTGAATTTTGAACAGGGAAAACCACTGCACTTAGAAATAGAGGATTCTAATCCTCTTGTCGATATCCCTTCTTCTGAAACAGACAGCTCTGTTTTGGTGGAAACTCAAGATGCTGCCTTAGAAGCCACTCCTAGATGA